GTCCCAGCGAGGGGGTGAAGGGGCTGATAGCCCTCCTTTCCCTTATTCTGGTCATAACGCTGTCCCTGATAATAGTCCGAATCGGGGCGACGGCCCTTGAGATGACCGGCCTTTCTAAGGAAGTCGCATCGTTTCAGGCACAGTCGGCCTTCTCTGGCACGGGCTTCACAACCAGCGAGAGCGAGTACGTTGTCTCCCACCCGGCAAGGAGGAAGATAATAAGGACGCTGATATTCCTGGGGAGTGCAGGTATTGCATCTGCAATGGCCACCCTGGTACTGACGTTCCTGGGAAGGAGCCGGGGAGAGGCAACGGGCTACCTGGTGATCCTCGCGCTCAGCCTCGGGGGACTCTACGTCACCTTCACATCAAAAAGGGTTGAGCGCTGGATGAAAAGGTGGATCAGGCGCTTTCTCAACAGGGCCTTCCCGGAGCTGAGGGTCTACGACTACACCCAGTTGCTGGGAATAACCCATGGATACTCGATATCCCAGATCCGCGTGAAGGAAAACAGCTGGCTCGCCAACAGGACGCTGAGAGAGCTTGAATTGGACAGAGAGGGAATACTCGTCCTGGGAATATACAGGAAAAAAGGCGATAGGGAGGTTTACATAGGCGCACCCAGAGGGGACACCCTTGTAAAACCGGGCGATGTTCTCGTCTGCTACGGGCCAGAAAAGGTGCTCCTCGAACTTTCCCAGAGAGTAGCCGGAGAGAAAGGGGACAGAGAGCACGAAAAAGCCGTGAAGGAAGCGGAAATAAGAAGGATACATGAGGAACTTGAGGCCTAGGTGTTCAGGTGCGCGTCGAACTCCCTGCTCTTTTTGTAATCCCCATAGCTTTTGTCGAGCCTCTTGGCGACGTAGGGCCCGTTCTTCCGGTAGCCGAACTTTCTGTAGTACTCCCTCACGCCGACGCCGCTTATAACTAGCATCTTCTTGACGTCAAACTCCTCCCTCGCTATCCTCTCGGCCTCGCTCAAAAGCTCCCTTCCGTAACCGCGGTGCTGCCACTCGTACCTAGGTTTACCACCAATCGGCACGAGGGGGCCGTAAACGTGGAGCTCCCTGACTATAGCGGAAGGACAGCATTTTATCTCTCTCCTGTGGGCCTTCTCGCTCGGAATCCTCAGCCTCAAGAACCCTATCAGTATGTCGTTCTTGACGTCCTCGAAGCTCAGGAAGATTTCCCTTCCGCCAGATGCCCCGTAGTCCTCGCGGAGGAGCTTTATGTGCTCAACCTCGGGCTGGATTCCAAACTTCTCCATCATGTGGCCGACTTCTCTAAAGCGGATTTCCCTCGGCCTTATACCGCGCTTTATCAGCTCGTTGAAGACCAGCTGGCCCAGATTGGAGTGCTTGACGCCGTCGACGATTAGCTGGACGGGAATGTCGCGTTGGATTCTCATCACGCGAACCCACTTGGGGAAGAGCTTGTAGGCCTCGACGAGGAGCTCAACGGCCTCCTCAGTGCGATAGGGACGATATTTACCCTCCTTCCACCAGCGGTAGAGGGGAGCGTCTTTGGTCACGAGAGTGGGGTAAATTTTCAGCATGTCAGGGCGGAACCGGGTATCCTCGAAGATCGTCCTGAAAGTGTAGAGGTCCCTCTCGAAGTTGCTCCCGGGAAGGCCGGGCATTATGTGGTAGTTGATTTTAAGGCCCGCATCGCGGAGAAGTTGAGTGGCCTTAACTATCTCCTCGACGCCGTGACCGCGCCTGGTTCTCTCATGAATGAAGTTGAAAATCGTTTGAACGCCGAGCTCAACCCTCGTTGTTCCGAGCTTCAGCATCCTGTCTATGTGCCTCTCAAAGGCCCAGTCCGGGCGCGTCTCTATCGTAAGCCCGACCATTCTGACCTTAGCCCTCTCGTTCCTCCTCTGCTCGTCCTCAAGGTAGTAGTAGGGCTTTGAGTGTGTCTTAAGCCACGCCTCCCTGAACTTGGGGTCCTCCTCCAGGACGGACTCGTCTCTTTTCACTATCAACCTGACGAGCTTCTCCTCAAGGTTCTCTATATCCCTGAAGTGAGGGAAGTCGTTCATCGCCTTGAAGGCCTCTTTAACGAACCACTCCTGATAGTCCAGATCAACCGCGGGAAAGGTTCCTCCCTGGATTATGACCTCGACCTTGTCCACGTCGTGCCCGATGTCGGTGAGCTGCTTCAGGCGACGCATCATGATTATGTAGGGGTGGTAGGCGCTCTGAACGGCCCTCAAGGCTGAAGGTTCCCTCCCTGTGTAGCTCTGGGGAGAGCCGACGCTGGGCCCGCCTGGGCAGTAGATGCAACGCCCGTGTGGGCAGGGAAATGGCTTGGTCATCATGGCAACTACCGCGACGCCGCTTATCGTCCTCGTAGGCTTCCTTTTGAGCAGTTCCCTGAACTCCTCGCGCCTCTCCTCCGGAATGGCCTTCAAGATGTCGGAGTTGCCCGGAATCTTTGAGAGATGATACTTACGCGAGACCTTGATCTTCCAGCGGTTGAGCTCCTCCCTGCTCTTAATCTCACCCGACATAACCAGTCTCGCGAGCTCCTCCACAGCTTTTCCGAACCTCTCCTCCATCTTCACACCTCTCAGCCAATCTAAGGCGGGGTTTTAAAAGGGTTTGCGGGGCATATTCAGGTAGTGAATTATTCAGTAGGTGAATACAACCGGGTGATAACCATGAACCGCGACGAGCTCGTTGCCTTCCTCGGCGGGTACCTGAACGTCTCGGCTTACCCTGACAAGTCGAGCAACGGCCTTCAGGTCGAGGGAAAAGAAGAGATTGAGAGGGTGGCCTTCGCCGTCGATACGACGCTGAGAACAATCGAGAGGGCCGCAAAGGCCGGAGCGGACATGCTGATAGTCCACCACGGCATGATATGGGGCGGTCTGAACTACATAACCGGGGTTCACTACAAGCGTTTGAAAGCCCTCATAGAGAACGGCCTGAACCTCTACGTCGCCCACCTGCCCCTCGACGCCCACCCGGAGGTCGGGAACAACGTTGGACTGTTGAAGCTCCTCGGCCTCGAGCCGAAGGGGCCCTTCGGGGAGTACAGGGGGCTGAGCATTGGCTTCTACGGCGAGTTCGAGGAGTCCCAGCCGATCGAGAAGGTGGCGCAGATAATTGCCGAGAAGCTCGATACAACCGTCAAGACCTACGAGTTCGGAAAGAGGGAGGTAAGGACCGTCGGAGCGGTGAGCGGTGCCGGCGCCTTCGCTTTGGAGGAGGCCCACCGGAAGGGGATTGACCTCCTCATCACGGGCGAGTTCACCCACGCAGATTATCTGACGGCCGTTGATCTGCCCCAAAGCGTCCTCGTAGCGGGCCACTACAAGACGGAAACGCTCGGGGTGAAGGCACTCATGGAACTTATCAGAGAGCGCTTTGGGTTGGGGGTTTTCTTCATAGACGAGCCAACCGGGCTTTGAGCTCGTCGATGATGGCCCTATCGCTTTTTATCTCCATTTTCAGGCCGAGCTCTTTGGCGTAGCCCTCGACCCAGCCGGGGCTTCCGCGGAAGGGGGTAACTATCCACAGCTCTGGGAAGCCCGCGCGGTGGGCCTTGACCACATCGTATAGCACCCTCTGGGGAAACCACTTGAAGGAGGCCTCAAGCTCTATTGCCAGGAGCCTTTGTTCGTTTTTCAGAATCGCCACGTCTATCCTCGTGCCGTCGGGCGTTCTGTACTCGGGAACAGCTCTCAGACCGAGTTCTTGAGCGAGCGCAATGATTTCACGGGTAATGGCCTTGACCTTGATTGTGGACACCCCTAAGAGAAGAGATATCACTTAGACATAATAAATGTTACAAGAAACTCGTCAATATCACCGGTCAAAAGAGCTAAATCTATCATCGTCTCAACATCGCTATCAATCATCTCTGGGCGAAACCATAATATCACGTCATCATCTTGTAGGTCTAGCCTTTTCCTAATATATGGAGAGATCTTTTTAAAAATATATCCTCTATCAAGAATATATCCTTTAACGATATCATAATCTAAATCACTATTCTCTCCAAAAAAGAAAACGACATACTGTCTCATAGCCCATTTCAAGAAAAGTATCTTGTGAATTTTCGAGGGATTATTGCTCTTAATATCAATATCCCTAATATCCTCAATAGGTAATCCCACAACAAGTCTCATTATAATATCCCTCGATTTATAGCTACACTTAAAACTTTAAAAAATTGACTATCAGCCGAGGCTCTTCTTCACCTCGGCTATGGCCTCTTCCGCCTTCAGCGGGTTCTTTATCCTGCCCTGGGCAAGTTCCTTCCTTCCGCCGCCACCACCGCCGGCAACGCTTGTTATCACCTTCGCGAGCTCTCCAGCCTTGAGGTCGAGGCCATCGCCGACGGCAACGACGAAGTGGCCCTCCCTGCTGATGAGAACTACTACTCTCTTCTCCTTCCTGAGCCTGTTGGCAGCTTCGCGGAGGTCGTCCATGGTCCCTTCAACGACCGCGCCGATGAACTCCACCTCGCCGACCTTCTCAGCTTTGCCCTCAAGCTCGTAAACGAGCAGCTTCGCCAGCTCCTTCCTGAGCTTCTCGACCTCCTTTCTTGCCTCCTTCCACTCGTTGAAGAACCGCTCGGCGGTTTCAGGCACCTTCTCCGGCGGCACGCGGAAGATTTCTGCCGTCTTTTTGAGCAGTCTTTCCGTCTCCTGCATCCAGTTAATTGCAGCTTCTCCAGCGGCGAAGATAATCCTCTCAACGCCGTCCTGTATGCGCTCCGTTCTGAGGATTTTAATCGGGCCTATCAAACCTGTGCTCGGCAGGTGCGTTCCACCGCAGGCCTGTACGTCCCAGCCCTCTATCCTGAGAACCCTGATGACCCTTCCCGGAACGACACCACCCTGGTAGAGCCTGAAGCCGTACTTCATCTCCGCCTCCGTCCTCGGCAGCCACTCCCACGT
This Thermococcus cleftensis DNA region includes the following protein-coding sequences:
- a CDS encoding TrkA C-terminal domain-containing protein; protein product: MIALLSLILVITLSLIIVRIGATALEMTGLSKEVASFQAQSAFSGTGFTTSESEYVVSHPARRKIIRTLIFLGSAGIASAMATLVLTFLGRSRGEATGYLVILALSLGGLYVTFTSKRVERWMKRWIRRFLNRAFPELRVYDYTQLLGITHGYSISQIRVKENSWLANRTLRELELDREGILVLGIYRKKGDREVYIGAPRGDTLVKPGDVLVCYGPEKVLLELSQRVAGEKGDREHEKAVKEAEIRRIHEELEA
- a CDS encoding tRNA uridine(34) 5-carboxymethylaminomethyl modification radical SAM/GNAT enzyme Elp3, producing MEERFGKAVEELARLVMSGEIKSREELNRWKIKVSRKYHLSKIPGNSDILKAIPEERREEFRELLKRKPTRTISGVAVVAMMTKPFPCPHGRCIYCPGGPSVGSPQSYTGREPSALRAVQSAYHPYIIMMRRLKQLTDIGHDVDKVEVIIQGGTFPAVDLDYQEWFVKEAFKAMNDFPHFRDIENLEEKLVRLIVKRDESVLEEDPKFREAWLKTHSKPYYYLEDEQRRNERAKVRMVGLTIETRPDWAFERHIDRMLKLGTTRVELGVQTIFNFIHERTRRGHGVEEIVKATQLLRDAGLKINYHIMPGLPGSNFERDLYTFRTIFEDTRFRPDMLKIYPTLVTKDAPLYRWWKEGKYRPYRTEEAVELLVEAYKLFPKWVRVMRIQRDIPVQLIVDGVKHSNLGQLVFNELIKRGIRPREIRFREVGHMMEKFGIQPEVEHIKLLREDYGASGGREIFLSFEDVKNDILIGFLRLRIPSEKAHRREIKCCPSAIVRELHVYGPLVPIGGKPRYEWQHRGYGRELLSEAERIAREEFDVKKMLVISGVGVREYYRKFGYRKNGPYVAKRLDKSYGDYKKSREFDAHLNT
- a CDS encoding Nif3-like dinuclear metal center hexameric protein gives rise to the protein MNRDELVAFLGGYLNVSAYPDKSSNGLQVEGKEEIERVAFAVDTTLRTIERAAKAGADMLIVHHGMIWGGLNYITGVHYKRLKALIENGLNLYVAHLPLDAHPEVGNNVGLLKLLGLEPKGPFGEYRGLSIGFYGEFEESQPIEKVAQIIAEKLDTTVKTYEFGKREVRTVGAVSGAGAFALEEAHRKGIDLLITGEFTHADYLTAVDLPQSVLVAGHYKTETLGVKALMELIRERFGLGVFFIDEPTGL